In one Thermococcus sp. 2319x1 genomic region, the following are encoded:
- a CDS encoding DUF2101 family protein gives MTLDEIFYRVGELAEKSAKWIVRCIKEIAKPTTSKTPPKFKLLRKLIKRELTVHELLSLSIQLSFVAYLILSLLFVLFGNELYLTLFFALYFAYLRYTILKNQEFFIEVEPYRFFYYGLTAIGFLSFIGYLVVRRLAENVYYFYAYLMIIFIAVLGFRYLYKSRFTRDWTYGVVEEVKGELVKIGVHDDIRANVKPGKYWVESSEDVEVGDIVKVLVEERVFRSSIPKRVLEVHRTKPSSSETSTEPKAESESSSSK, from the coding sequence TGCATAAAAGAGATAGCAAAGCCAACAACATCAAAAACCCCACCAAAGTTCAAACTCCTCAGAAAGCTAATAAAGAGGGAACTCACGGTTCATGAGCTCTTAAGCTTGAGCATTCAGCTTTCCTTCGTTGCTTACCTTATATTGTCCCTCCTCTTCGTCCTCTTCGGAAATGAGCTTTATCTGACTTTGTTTTTTGCCCTCTATTTCGCTTATCTGAGATACACCATTTTAAAAAATCAGGAATTCTTTATTGAGGTTGAGCCCTACAGGTTCTTTTACTATGGGTTAACGGCGATTGGTTTTCTTTCCTTTATTGGATATCTCGTGGTGAGAAGGCTCGCAGAGAACGTTTACTATTTTTATGCCTACCTGATGATTATCTTTATAGCCGTGCTGGGGTTTAGGTACCTCTACAAATCGAGGTTCACTCGTGACTGGACTTACGGCGTTGTAGAGGAGGTCAAAGGCGAGCTTGTAAAGATTGGCGTTCACGATGACATAAGGGCCAACGTTAAGCCAGGCAAGTACTGGGTCGAGAGCTCGGAAGATGTTGAAGTAGGCGATATAGTTAAAGTTCTCGTCGAGGAGAGGGTATTCAGGAGCTCTATTCCAAAAAGGGTCTTGGAGGTTCACAGAACAAAGCCTTCATCATCTGAGACTTCAACGGAGCCAAAGGCTGAAAGTGAGAGCAGTAGCAGTAAATAA
- a CDS encoding PIN domain-containing protein encodes MIYADTDFFLALLKPNDWLKENAKKILQKYKGKITTSEVTFIELMLLAKRHNLDPIRLASSVMAICNIEDTKYLRAAFYIKEHNVNVFDAFHAANCNGKIISSDSVYDRLGIERINLRELEE; translated from the coding sequence ATGATTTATGCAGACACAGATTTCTTTCTTGCTCTTCTAAAGCCAAATGATTGGCTGAAAGAAAACGCGAAGAAGATACTCCAAAAATATAAAGGGAAGATAACAACTTCAGAGGTCACTTTTATCGAGCTGATGCTCTTAGCCAAACGCCATAACCTTGACCCTATAAGACTCGCCTCAAGTGTCATGGCAATATGCAACATAGAGGATACAAAGTACTTAAGGGCTGCATTTTACATCAAAGAACACAATGTGAACGTTTTTGATGCATTTCACGCAGCAAACTGCAACGGCAAAATCATAAGCTCAGATAGTGTCTATGACAGGTTAGGAATAGAGAGAATCAACCTCAGGGAGCTTGAAGAATAA
- a CDS encoding AbrB/MazE/SpoVT family DNA-binding domain-containing protein, producing the protein MLSKIDSKGRLYIPKKMREKLTRDVYLVETPDGILIVPKPKDPIKELEKLGRNLPNKTIEELKKDILNQALEELK; encoded by the coding sequence ATGCTCTCAAAAATAGATTCCAAGGGCAGACTATACATTCCGAAAAAGATGAGGGAAAAGCTCACCAGAGATGTGTACCTTGTGGAAACTCCAGATGGGATTTTGATAGTTCCAAAACCTAAAGACCCCATAAAAGAGCTGGAAAAACTTGGAAGAAACCTCCCAAACAAAACAATTGAAGAACTCAAAAAGGATATATTAAATCAAGCACTGGAGGAGCTGAAATGA
- a CDS encoding GMP synthase subunit A — MIVIMDNHGQYVHRIWRTLRYLGVEAKIIPNTTPLEEIKAMKPKGIIFSGGPDLEKTGNCEAILENYKDFNVPILGICLGHQLIAKHFGGKVGRGEKAEYSLVEVEIVKENDIFKELPKRLKVWESHMDEVKELPEEFELLAKSEFCPVEAMKHKELPIYGVQFHPEVAHTEKGSEIYRNFAKLCGEL; from the coding sequence ATGATCGTCATAATGGATAACCACGGGCAGTATGTGCACAGGATTTGGAGAACCCTACGCTACCTCGGCGTTGAGGCGAAAATAATCCCAAACACAACGCCGCTTGAGGAGATAAAGGCAATGAAGCCCAAGGGAATTATCTTTTCAGGCGGGCCGGATTTGGAAAAAACCGGAAATTGTGAAGCTATCTTAGAGAACTACAAAGACTTCAACGTGCCCATACTTGGAATATGCCTGGGACATCAGCTCATAGCAAAGCACTTTGGCGGCAAAGTTGGTAGGGGAGAAAAAGCTGAATACAGCCTCGTTGAGGTCGAGATAGTCAAGGAGAACGATATCTTCAAGGAACTCCCAAAGAGGCTCAAGGTCTGGGAGAGCCACATGGATGAGGTAAAAGAGCTTCCAGAGGAATTTGAGCTCTTAGCTAAGAGCGAGTTCTGCCCCGTTGAAGCAATGAAGCACAAAGAACTTCCAATTTATGGAGTCCAGTTCCATCCAGAAGTTGCTCATACGGAGAAGGGAAGCGAGATTTACAGGAATTTTGCCAAGCTCTGCGGGGAGCTTTGA
- a CDS encoding nucleotidyltransferase domain-containing protein: MSVQLLLKELREKVHSILGDKLKEVILYGSYARGDYSTESDVDVLLIVKERLSLEEYEKIMEVIAELSLKDEKVISIIDYPENIFMTSDSPFLQNVKKEGSQ, encoded by the coding sequence ATGAGCGTTCAGCTCCTCTTAAAAGAACTAAGAGAAAAGGTTCATTCCATATTGGGGGATAAGCTTAAAGAGGTCATCCTTTATGGTTCTTATGCGAGAGGGGACTATTCCACCGAAAGCGATGTAGATGTTCTGTTAATTGTAAAGGAAAGACTGAGTCTTGAAGAATACGAGAAAATTATGGAGGTTATAGCAGAGTTAAGTCTCAAAGATGAGAAGGTTATATCCATAATAGACTACCCGGAGAACATTTTCATGACTTCTGATTCACCATTTTTGCAAAATGTGAAAAAGGAGGGTTCACAATGA
- the guaA gene encoding glutamine-hydrolyzing GMP synthase produces the protein MWEKFIEEKVNEIRSKIGDGKAIIALSGGVDSSTAAILAYKAIGDRLYAVFVNTGFLRKGEPEFVVKTFRDEFGLNLIYVDAQERFFEALKGVTDPEEKRKIIGKTFIDVFEEVAREINADFLIQGTIAPDWIESQGKIKSHHNVGGLPERLNLKLIEPLRDLYKDEVREVAKELGLPEKIYNRMPFPGPGLAVRVIGEVTPEKIAIVREANAIVEEEIEKAGLKPWQAFAVLLGVKTVGVQGDIRAYKETIAVRVVESLDGMTANAMNVPFEVLQRIAFRITSEIPQVGRVLYDITNKPPATIEFE, from the coding sequence ATGTGGGAGAAATTTATTGAGGAAAAAGTTAACGAAATCAGAAGCAAAATAGGAGATGGAAAGGCAATAATAGCACTAAGCGGAGGCGTAGATAGCTCGACAGCGGCAATATTAGCCTATAAGGCCATTGGGGATAGGCTCTATGCGGTCTTCGTGAATACAGGATTCCTGAGGAAAGGGGAACCCGAGTTCGTTGTAAAGACCTTCAGAGATGAGTTCGGCCTGAACTTGATTTATGTGGATGCCCAAGAGAGGTTTTTTGAGGCACTTAAAGGTGTAACCGATCCGGAGGAAAAGAGAAAAATCATAGGAAAAACGTTCATAGATGTCTTTGAGGAAGTGGCGAGGGAAATCAACGCGGATTTCTTAATTCAGGGCACCATAGCTCCAGACTGGATCGAAAGCCAAGGAAAGATAAAGAGCCATCACAACGTCGGTGGTTTACCAGAGAGATTGAACCTAAAGCTCATAGAGCCCCTAAGGGATCTCTACAAAGACGAGGTGAGAGAAGTTGCAAAGGAACTCGGTTTGCCGGAGAAGATATACAACCGCATGCCATTTCCGGGCCCGGGGTTAGCCGTGAGGGTAATCGGAGAAGTAACGCCGGAGAAAATAGCCATAGTAAGGGAAGCTAACGCAATAGTTGAGGAAGAGATTGAAAAAGCCGGCCTAAAACCCTGGCAGGCTTTTGCCGTGCTTTTAGGGGTTAAGACAGTTGGAGTGCAAGGGGACATAAGGGCCTACAAAGAGACAATAGCCGTTAGGGTCGTTGAAAGCCTGGACGGTATGACGGCAAACGCTATGAATGTTCCCTTTGAGGTGCTCCAGAGGATAGCCTTTCGCATAACGAGCGAGATCCCCCAAGTAGGAAGGGTTCTCTACGACATAACCAACAAACCTCCAGCTACAATTGAGTTTGAGTGA